The DNA segment CGACCTTCACCGGTTCGCCCCCTTCGGGCCCGGTGACGCTCATGATCCCGCCCTCGGCCTGCAGGATGAGGTCGAGGCCGGGCTTCTCCTTCAGGGGGCCGGTCTCGCCGTAGCCCTTGATGCTCGCGTAGACGATTCCCGGGTTCTCCTCGCGGAGGTCGTCGTAGCCGATTCCTAACCTACTGGTGACGCCGTAGCCGAAGTTCTCGACGAAGACGTCCGCCTCCGCGAGCAGCGAGCGCGCCGCCTCGACGCCCGCCTCGCTCTTCAGGTCGAGCGTCACCGACTTCTTGTTCCGGTTGTTCGCCATGAAGTAGCCCGACTTCCCGTCGGGACCGACGCCCTGCGAGCGGGCGGGGTCGCCCGCGCCGGGACGCTCGATCTTCACGACCTCCGCGCCCATGTCCGCGAGCAGGGCTCCACAGAAGGGGCCCGCGCGGTGGGCAGTCATCTCGACGACCGAGACGCCGGCGAGCGGTCCGTCGTTGTCCGTTTCGCTCACGCTCACTCGCCCTCGTTGAACTCGTCGACCAGTCGCTGGCGCTCGTCGCTCGCGAACTGCTCCCACCAGAGGTCGGCCTCGAACTCCCGGGCGCTCTCGACGTCGGAGGTCTCGGCGGCGTAGTTGAGCGCCCGCTTCGAGTTCTTCACCGCCTGCCGGCCGGTGTCCTGGATGCCGTCGACGATCTCTTGCACTACCGAATCGAGCTCCTCGCGCGGGACGGCGTGATTGACCAGGCCGATGCGTTCGGCCTCCGCCGCGTCGACGAACCCCGCGGTGAGCACGAGCTCCTTCGCCTTCGCCTCGCCGACGAGCTCGATCGCCCGGTGGTTCGACCCGCCCGTCGGGATCTGGCCGATGTTCGCGGTCGGGACGCCGAACTTCGCGTCCTCGACGGCGACGCGCATGTCACAGAACATCGCGAGGATCAGCCCGCCGCCGACGCAGTAGCCGTTGATCTTCGCGATGACGGGGGCGTGACACTCGAGGGGTTTGCGGTACATCTCGTAGAACAGCTCCTGGCGGTCCTCCTGGTGGGCGTGCTCCTCGGGGGGGCCCGCGTACTCCGAGATGTCCGCCCCCGCGGAGAAGGCGTCCTCACCCTCGCCGGTGAGAACGACGGCGTCGACGTCGCGATCCAGCTGGATCTCGTCGAAGGCGCGGCTGACGTCGAGCATGACGTCGTCGTTCAGCGCGTTGTACACGTCGGGTCGGTGGAACTCGAGCGTCGCGACGCCCTCGTTCACGTCGACGCTGATGCTCTCGTAGGCCGAGTAGCGTGCCATGTGGCCTCACGCCAGGGGGACGGTAAAAAGATTCCCATCCACCGCACCCGAGCGCTCGCCAGTCGATGGATTTTAGCCGCTCTCCCGCGCTTGGGCCAGTATGTCATACGAGATCGCGACGATCCCCGGCGACGGAATCGGCCCCGAGGTCGTCGAGGCGACCCTCCCCCTGTTCGAACGCGTCGCTGAGGCCCAGAACATCGACGTCGAGTTCACCCGCTACGGCTGGGGAAGCGAACGCTACCTCGAGGAAGGGGCGATGATGCCCGACGACGGCCTCGAGCGCATCGAGGACAGCGACGCCATCCTGCTCGGGGCGGTCGGCCACCCGGACGTGCCGGATCACGTCACGCTCCACGGGCTGCTCCTTCCCATCCGAAAGCAGTTCAACCAGCAGGTCTGCAAGCGGCCGTCGATCCTCTTCGAGGGCGTCGAGAGCCCGCTGCGGGGCTACGAGGGCGGCGACGTCGAGTTCGTCGTCTACCGCGAGAACACCGAGGGCGAGTACGCCGACGTCGGCGGGCGCGAGCACGTCGGCTTCGACCACGAGGTGGCGGTCCAGAGCGCGGTGTTCACCCGCCAGGGGACAGAGGCGATCCTCCGGGCGGCGTTCGAGGCCGCCCAGGAGCGCGAGGGCCATCTCACGAGCATCACGAAGTCGAATGCTCAGGCCTACAGCATGGTGTTCTGGGACGACGTCGTCGAGGAGGTCCGCGAGGACTACCCCGACGTCGAGGTCGAGAGCCTGCTGGTCGACGCCGCCTCGATGGACCTCATCCGCCGCCCCGAGGAGTTCGACGTGATCGTCGCCTCGAACCTCTTCGGGGACGTCCTCACCGACATCGGCGCCATCGTGACCGGGAGCATGGGGCTCGCGCCGTCGGGCAACATCAACCGTTCCGGCACCTACCCCTCGATGTTCGAACCCGTCCACGGGAGCGCGCCGGACATCACGGGGCAGGGCGTGGCCAACCCGACGGCGACGGTGCTCTCGGGAGCGATGCTGTTCGAGGAACTCGGCGAGAATCAGGCCTCCGAGGCGCTCTGGAACGCCGTTCGAGACGTCCTCGCCGACGAGTCGGCACCGACCCCACCGGACCTCGGCGGGTCGGCGTCGACCGAGGAGATGGTCGAGGCGTTCGAGGAACGCGTCTGATCGCGAGGCGCTACTCGGTCTCGACGCGCAACGAGACGACCGGACACTCGGCGGTGAGGAGGACCGACTGGACGACGCTCCCGAACAGTGCCTTCCCGACCGGCGAACGGTTCCGGCCCCCGATGACGACGTAGCTCGCGTCGCGGTCGGCCGCGTACGACACGATCTCCTCGGCGGGATCACCCATGAGGCCGACGGTCTCGGCCTCGACGCCCGCCTCCTCGACGGCCTCGGCGGCGATCTCCTCGGCCATCTCGACCACCCTCTCGATCGGGACGGACTCGCCCGTCTCGGAGACCTGCGTGCGTTCGAGCGAGACGAACTCGTCGCGGGCGAGAACGTGGACGACCTCGACGGCCTCGCCGAACGCCTCCCCCAGACGGGCGGCCTCGCGGACGATGGCGGTTGCTCGCTCGTTCCTGTCGACGGCTGCGACGATCGG comes from the Halalkalicoccus sp. CG83 genome and includes:
- a CDS encoding enoyl-CoA hydratase/isomerase family protein, which gives rise to MARYSAYESISVDVNEGVATLEFHRPDVYNALNDDVMLDVSRAFDEIQLDRDVDAVVLTGEGEDAFSAGADISEYAGPPEEHAHQEDRQELFYEMYRKPLECHAPVIAKINGYCVGGGLILAMFCDMRVAVEDAKFGVPTANIGQIPTGGSNHRAIELVGEAKAKELVLTAGFVDAAEAERIGLVNHAVPREELDSVVQEIVDGIQDTGRQAVKNSKRALNYAAETSDVESAREFEADLWWEQFASDERQRLVDEFNEGE
- a CDS encoding isocitrate/isopropylmalate dehydrogenase family protein, with product MSYEIATIPGDGIGPEVVEATLPLFERVAEAQNIDVEFTRYGWGSERYLEEGAMMPDDGLERIEDSDAILLGAVGHPDVPDHVTLHGLLLPIRKQFNQQVCKRPSILFEGVESPLRGYEGGDVEFVVYRENTEGEYADVGGREHVGFDHEVAVQSAVFTRQGTEAILRAAFEAAQEREGHLTSITKSNAQAYSMVFWDDVVEEVREDYPDVEVESLLVDAASMDLIRRPEEFDVIVASNLFGDVLTDIGAIVTGSMGLAPSGNINRSGTYPSMFEPVHGSAPDITGQGVANPTATVLSGAMLFEELGENQASEALWNAVRDVLADESAPTPPDLGGSASTEEMVEAFEERV
- a CDS encoding universal stress protein — its product is MPIVAAVDRNERATAIVREAARLGEAFGEAVEVVHVLARDEFVSLERTQVSETGESVPIERVVEMAEEIAAEAVEEAGVEAETVGLMGDPAEEIVSYAADRDASYVVIGGRNRSPVGKALFGSVVQSVLLTAECPVVSLRVETE